In a genomic window of Spirosoma agri:
- a CDS encoding dicarboxylate/amino acid:cation symporter, with translation MRLLNNLTVRVLIAITLGILTGYFFPETAAKLKPIGDLFINLIKMVIAPIIFLTIVLGISNMGDLKKVGRVGGKALLYFEVVTTGALAIGLLLANIIRPGDGVQTAAVKGGDISKYTEQGAGMDWTEFFLHIVPSNAIKAFADGDIIQVLVFSILFGVGLARMGDVGKPLIQTFERLSKVFFNILSVVMVLAPLGAFGGMAFTIGKFGLSTLLPLAKLMGTVYATMFLFVFVILNLILRYYKISLWAVLKFIKEELLIVLGTSSSESALPQIMDKLETLGCSRSVVGLVVPAGYSFNLDGTTIYLVMATVFLAQVFGVDLTLGQELTIIGILMVTSKGAAGVTGSGFIVLASTLTAIKVIPVEGLALLLGVDRFMSEARSITNIIGNTVATLFIANNEGEFDRSKYERVLQLEAQKDPIDYTY, from the coding sequence GTGCGTCTTCTCAATAACCTCACTGTTCGTGTCCTGATTGCCATTACCCTCGGCATCCTGACGGGCTACTTCTTTCCCGAAACAGCCGCCAAGCTCAAACCCATCGGCGACCTCTTCATCAACCTGATCAAGATGGTTATTGCGCCCATTATATTCCTGACCATCGTGCTGGGTATCAGTAATATGGGCGATCTGAAAAAAGTTGGCCGGGTCGGTGGAAAGGCGCTATTATACTTCGAAGTCGTAACAACGGGTGCCCTGGCAATCGGTCTGCTGCTGGCCAATATTATCCGGCCCGGCGATGGCGTTCAGACCGCGGCCGTCAAGGGCGGTGATATCAGCAAATACACCGAGCAGGGAGCCGGTATGGACTGGACGGAATTTTTTCTGCACATCGTACCGAGCAATGCGATCAAAGCCTTCGCTGACGGCGATATTATACAAGTATTGGTTTTTTCGATCCTGTTTGGCGTCGGTCTGGCCCGAATGGGTGATGTGGGAAAGCCACTGATCCAGACCTTCGAGCGGCTCTCGAAGGTATTTTTCAATATCCTGAGTGTGGTTATGGTGCTGGCTCCGTTGGGTGCATTTGGGGGTATGGCCTTCACGATCGGCAAGTTCGGCTTGAGCACGTTGTTGCCCCTGGCCAAGCTGATGGGCACGGTCTATGCCACCATGTTCCTGTTCGTTTTTGTCATCCTGAACCTGATTCTGCGCTACTACAAGATCAGTTTGTGGGCGGTGCTGAAGTTCATCAAAGAAGAACTGCTGATCGTGCTAGGAACGTCGTCGTCGGAGTCAGCTTTGCCGCAGATCATGGACAAACTCGAAACGCTGGGCTGTTCGCGTTCCGTGGTGGGACTTGTGGTTCCGGCGGGGTATTCGTTTAATCTGGATGGTACGACGATATACCTGGTGATGGCAACCGTATTTCTGGCGCAGGTTTTCGGTGTCGATCTGACGCTGGGTCAGGAGCTAACCATAATCGGCATTTTGATGGTGACCTCGAAAGGGGCTGCGGGAGTAACCGGCAGCGGATTTATTGTACTGGCGAGCACATTGACGGCCATCAAAGTGATTCCCGTTGAAGGACTGGCGTTACTGCTCGGTGTTGACCGGTTCATGTCCGAAGCCCGATCCATTACCAACATAATCGGCAATACGGTGGCTACCCTGTTTATTGCCAACAACGAGGGCGAGTTCGACCGGTCGAAGTACGAGCGGGTATTGCAATTAGAAGCGCAGAAAGATCCGATAGACTATACCTATTGA
- a CDS encoding asparagine synthase-related protein encodes MSGIAGMIRFDGKAIDQTDLTAMIRLLSHRGQVTSQLIDQGILLNFGGIPESSQGTPIYATADAAIFTHAPIPQPFSTNYASSGPASFDTINADFAVAIWDSTKQTLFCGRDPLGVKPLYYVFQPGRFFAFASEIKALLALNEVVVKPNEHKFREYLVWVTDYVHYSAETFYASIFSVLPGHYVEVTDHRLQTHPYWTINLAKFDTLKTPEDYSSVFNDLFTAAIDHRIKGKKVVGAHLSGGLDSSSASCVAQALLTKQNRPPLHTFNIDPELPSADESEYVRAVIDHYPLRHHTVHPVADVLDSVLKINQLFDRPEHFIIPSSFHLSVSLKAQQVNCDVLLTGHDGDSVITTSFDFLDELFDANDWDGLQQAVLQFVAPPDRNLRFVREDWLQLTDKAKFETYVLYFIGSKLKKRLKNQSPGVVFRTLHIQKQVFGLSSSAIVAYCYKRIKDKLAHKTLIDNALSSEFKQRVPQRVQPSTNELVMSLETDLAMPVRQILNTTNVICNEQMNHIGAYYGHQYSFPFFDKNVIEIGLATPMAVGFDNGRGRGLIRHGLKDVLPATIVSRLTKANFVEYGNLSAQQLYQSTHELFSSASHPIWSVIDRDEFTKIVTIVFNQQIPVIKKTRYNWLLSRIIYLSLWLGSLPN; translated from the coding sequence ATGAGCGGAATTGCGGGAATGATCCGGTTTGACGGGAAGGCTATCGACCAGACTGACCTAACTGCTATGATTCGATTGCTGAGCCATCGGGGTCAGGTTACGAGTCAGTTAATTGATCAGGGCATATTATTGAATTTCGGAGGTATACCCGAATCAAGCCAGGGTACTCCTATTTACGCCACTGCCGATGCAGCCATCTTTACTCACGCGCCAATTCCTCAACCTTTTAGCACGAATTATGCCAGCAGTGGACCAGCTTCATTCGATACAATTAATGCCGATTTCGCCGTCGCTATATGGGATTCTACGAAACAGACGCTCTTTTGCGGGCGCGATCCACTGGGTGTAAAACCACTCTACTACGTGTTCCAGCCGGGTCGTTTTTTTGCTTTTGCTTCCGAAATTAAGGCATTGCTGGCACTCAATGAGGTTGTCGTTAAACCCAATGAGCATAAATTTAGAGAGTACCTGGTCTGGGTTACGGACTATGTCCATTACAGTGCTGAAACCTTCTACGCAAGCATCTTCAGCGTTCTGCCCGGTCATTATGTAGAAGTGACTGACCACCGTTTGCAGACCCACCCCTACTGGACAATAAACCTGGCCAAATTTGATACGCTAAAAACACCGGAGGATTACTCGTCGGTATTTAACGACTTGTTTACGGCAGCCATCGATCATAGAATTAAGGGCAAAAAAGTTGTTGGGGCACATCTGAGTGGTGGTCTGGATTCTTCGTCCGCGAGTTGTGTAGCACAAGCCCTGTTGACAAAGCAAAATCGACCGCCCCTGCACACATTCAACATTGATCCTGAGCTACCATCGGCCGATGAAAGCGAATATGTTCGGGCCGTTATTGATCACTATCCGCTTCGTCATCACACGGTTCATCCGGTGGCAGACGTGCTAGATAGTGTACTTAAAATCAACCAACTATTCGATCGACCAGAGCACTTCATCATTCCCTCCAGTTTTCACCTGAGCGTGTCACTGAAAGCGCAACAGGTCAACTGCGACGTTCTGTTAACCGGTCACGACGGCGACAGCGTGATCACAACAAGTTTCGACTTTCTGGATGAGTTGTTCGATGCAAACGACTGGGACGGTTTACAACAGGCGGTTCTACAGTTTGTTGCCCCCCCGGACAGAAATCTCCGGTTTGTGCGCGAAGACTGGCTTCAGTTGACAGATAAAGCTAAATTCGAGACGTATGTCCTTTACTTCATCGGCTCGAAACTCAAAAAACGACTAAAAAACCAATCGCCAGGCGTTGTTTTCAGAACGCTTCACATTCAGAAACAAGTATTTGGTCTCTCCTCGAGCGCGATTGTAGCCTATTGTTACAAACGGATCAAAGACAAGCTGGCTCATAAAACGCTCATTGACAACGCACTCAGCAGCGAATTTAAGCAACGGGTTCCGCAACGAGTCCAGCCATCAACCAACGAACTTGTAATGAGTTTAGAAACTGATTTAGCGATGCCGGTTCGACAGATTTTGAATACAACAAATGTCATCTGCAATGAGCAAATGAATCACATTGGTGCTTACTACGGTCATCAGTATTCATTTCCTTTTTTCGATAAAAACGTCATCGAGATTGGTCTCGCCACGCCAATGGCAGTAGGTTTCGACAACGGACGCGGACGCGGGTTGATTCGGCATGGTTTGAAAGACGTGCTGCCTGCGACCATTGTATCGAGGCTTACCAAAGCCAATTTTGTGGAGTACGGTAACCTCTCCGCTCAACAACTCTACCAGTCAACCCATGAACTGTTTTCTTCCGCCAGCCATCCAATCTGGTCGGTGATCGATCGAGACGAGTTTACGAAAATTGTCACTATCGTTTTTAATCAGCAAATTCCAGTCATCAAAAAAACCCGCTACAACTGGTTATTGAGCCGGATTATTTACCTGTCGCTCTGGCTTGGCTCACTACCGAATTAG
- a CDS encoding nucleotidyltransferase domain-containing protein: MAAHSPEIKVLQLACTLALSAEKKGQLIDSIAQKTLNWDRLYRLADRHRLTPFLYQAAQSLPNVPEMFLTALRSNYQTAAADSMIKRHQYRLLDKLLADNGIDHLAFKGVYLAEHCYPEGSLRISGDIDVLVRPADAFKTIQLLRKGDYELNPKQTLYCQDGEQRLLTELSEVSLFKRLFNDNYIDIDLHWKLLCFNKNYASFELDDVLSPTNVQTEMQVILLVTHHGVTNIWQQLYYINDLYFLLNDKPIDWSWLMQEMRRYGMERIFLVGLYWCQQLGHLSLPTPVQKLVAAPDIRALADAYEKNWETSEPLALSKLVLSQLRYFASAQTRFGLKAKIYATFVTSRIFRASTFKIGRRLVYVPKELGFITVFVRAIRSFCKFIPTSR, encoded by the coding sequence ATGGCTGCTCACTCGCCCGAAATTAAGGTGCTGCAACTCGCCTGCACCCTTGCGTTGTCGGCAGAAAAGAAGGGGCAACTCATTGACTCGATAGCCCAAAAAACACTAAACTGGGACCGGCTCTACCGTTTGGCCGACCGGCATCGACTTACACCCTTTCTGTACCAGGCGGCTCAGTCGTTACCAAACGTGCCGGAAATGTTTCTAACTGCCCTGCGCAGTAATTACCAGACCGCTGCGGCCGATAGTATGATCAAGCGCCACCAGTATCGACTGCTCGATAAATTGCTGGCTGATAACGGAATCGATCATCTAGCTTTCAAGGGTGTCTATCTGGCTGAACATTGTTATCCGGAGGGGAGCCTTCGGATCAGTGGTGACATTGATGTGCTGGTACGACCCGCCGATGCGTTCAAAACGATCCAGTTGCTGCGGAAGGGTGACTATGAATTAAACCCCAAGCAGACGCTTTATTGCCAGGATGGTGAGCAGCGTCTGCTTACGGAATTATCGGAAGTCAGCCTGTTTAAGCGGCTCTTCAACGATAACTACATCGACATCGATTTACACTGGAAGCTATTGTGCTTCAACAAAAACTACGCGTCGTTTGAGCTGGACGATGTGCTTTCGCCGACGAATGTTCAGACGGAAATGCAGGTTATCTTGCTGGTAACGCATCATGGCGTGACCAATATCTGGCAGCAACTTTACTACATAAATGACCTCTACTTTTTGCTGAACGATAAGCCCATCGACTGGTCGTGGCTTATGCAGGAAATGCGCCGGTACGGTATGGAGCGGATCTTTCTGGTGGGCTTGTACTGGTGTCAGCAACTAGGGCATTTGTCCTTACCGACGCCCGTGCAGAAACTGGTTGCTGCGCCTGACATACGTGCGCTCGCTGATGCCTACGAAAAAAATTGGGAGACCAGTGAGCCGCTGGCTCTCAGTAAGCTGGTCCTTAGTCAGCTGAGGTATTTTGCCAGCGCACAGACCCGGTTTGGCCTGAAAGCAAAAATTTACGCTACGTTTGTCACCAGTCGAATTTTTCGGGCGAGTACGTTCAAAATTGGGAGAAGACTAGTCTACGTGCCAAAGGAGCTAGGCTTTATAACCGTTTTTGTACGCGCGATCCGGTCTTTTTGTAAATTTATTCCGACGTCGCGTTAA
- a CDS encoding PqqD family peptide modification chaperone, with amino-acid sequence MTITPTTRIQRAPGQSSSVLGNETIVLNYELGNYYELNEIGGFIWSLLQDQKSISVGEIREKLLDAFDVEEAVCQNELMSFLESMLHEKLIETAI; translated from the coding sequence ATGACCATTACACCGACCACTCGAATCCAGCGGGCACCTGGCCAATCTTCGTCTGTTCTTGGTAATGAAACCATTGTTTTGAATTATGAACTTGGCAATTACTACGAACTCAATGAGATTGGCGGCTTTATCTGGTCGCTACTTCAGGATCAGAAATCCATTTCTGTTGGTGAGATCAGAGAAAAGTTACTCGATGCGTTTGATGTCGAAGAAGCAGTTTGCCAAAATGAGTTAATGTCGTTTCTGGAATCAATGCTACATGAAAAACTCATCGAAACGGCCATCTAG
- a CDS encoding M3 family metallopeptidase — MLLHRQLLKTGGLLAIVATTALAQSPATPASTQKSKMTQNPFLAPYTTPHQTAPFDKIKNDDYMPALKEGLAQGRKDVDAIVNNAAKPTFANTIVALEQSGDLLGKVTSVLFNLNSAETTPELQKIVKEASPLLSEYGNDITLNDKLFTRVKAVYDQRAGLKLDPESAMLLEKAYKRFARNGANLDANGKERLRAIDKELSQLSLQFGENVLNETNEYTMVVTDEKDLAGLPDFAREAAKATAKQKGKEGWLFTLQAPSYGPFMQYANNRDLRKKLFLAYNGRGFHGDKNDNSAIINKIVNLRYERANLLGYKTHADFVLEESMAGSKDKVQSFLDELVTYARPAAERQLAELTTYAKANGFTEDKLQSWDNSYYAEKLKKEKYDLDDETLKPYFKLENVLNGVFTVANKLYGITFKERKDIPIYNPEVKTFDVFDKDGKFVAVFYGDYFPRDGKRSGAWMNDIQGQKIENGQNIRPHIVNVCNFTRPTDTKPSLLTFYEVTTLFHEFGHGLHGMLANGTYESLSGTSVPRDFVELPSQVMENWCYDPEALKLFAKHYQTGEVIPNELIEKIRASQNFLAGLANLRQVRLGLVDMYYHGQKPTGETISQVENRVDSVANLFPRVEGVAFSPAFSHIFAGGYSAGYYSYKWSEVLDADAFEFFKEKGGLENKAAADSFRKNVLEKGGSEKPMELYKKFRGREPSPKAMLRRSGLIL; from the coding sequence ATGTTACTCCATCGACAGCTCCTTAAAACGGGCGGATTACTAGCCATTGTTGCCACGACTGCGCTCGCCCAGTCGCCCGCGACTCCGGCGTCAACCCAGAAATCTAAAATGACCCAGAACCCATTTTTAGCGCCGTACACAACACCTCACCAAACGGCCCCGTTCGATAAGATCAAAAACGACGATTACATGCCCGCCCTGAAAGAAGGACTGGCGCAGGGCCGTAAAGACGTTGACGCGATTGTCAATAATGCGGCTAAACCAACATTCGCCAACACGATTGTAGCGCTCGAACAGTCGGGTGATCTATTGGGTAAGGTAACATCCGTATTGTTCAACTTGAACAGTGCTGAAACGACCCCCGAACTGCAAAAAATCGTCAAAGAAGCGTCGCCACTCCTGAGCGAATACGGGAACGACATTACCCTGAACGATAAGCTATTTACCAGAGTGAAAGCTGTTTATGATCAGCGGGCTGGTCTGAAACTTGATCCCGAAAGTGCCATGCTGCTGGAGAAAGCCTACAAACGCTTCGCGCGCAATGGTGCCAATCTGGATGCGAACGGTAAAGAGCGGCTACGGGCCATCGATAAAGAATTGTCGCAATTGTCGCTCCAGTTCGGCGAGAACGTGCTGAACGAAACCAACGAATACACGATGGTCGTGACGGACGAGAAAGACCTGGCCGGTTTGCCCGATTTTGCGCGTGAAGCCGCCAAGGCCACCGCGAAACAGAAGGGCAAAGAAGGTTGGCTCTTCACGTTACAGGCACCGAGCTACGGACCGTTCATGCAATATGCCAACAACCGTGACCTGCGTAAGAAACTCTTTCTGGCGTATAACGGACGTGGCTTTCACGGTGACAAGAACGACAACTCAGCCATCATCAATAAAATCGTAAACCTGCGCTACGAGCGGGCAAATCTGCTCGGTTATAAAACCCACGCCGACTTTGTGCTTGAAGAAAGTATGGCTGGCTCGAAAGACAAGGTGCAGAGCTTCCTGGACGAGCTGGTAACGTATGCCCGCCCGGCTGCCGAACGCCAGTTAGCGGAGCTGACAACGTATGCCAAAGCGAACGGATTCACGGAGGATAAACTCCAAAGCTGGGACAATAGCTACTACGCCGAAAAACTGAAGAAAGAGAAATATGACCTTGACGACGAGACGCTGAAGCCCTATTTCAAACTCGAAAACGTGCTGAACGGCGTATTTACGGTTGCAAACAAGCTGTATGGTATCACCTTCAAGGAGCGTAAGGATATTCCGATTTATAACCCGGAAGTGAAAACCTTCGATGTATTTGATAAGGACGGGAAGTTTGTAGCGGTGTTCTACGGCGATTACTTTCCCCGCGATGGGAAGCGGAGTGGTGCCTGGATGAACGATATTCAGGGACAGAAAATCGAGAATGGCCAGAACATTCGTCCGCATATCGTCAATGTGTGCAATTTCACTCGCCCCACCGACACGAAACCGTCGTTGCTGACATTTTATGAAGTGACCACATTGTTTCATGAGTTTGGGCATGGTCTGCACGGTATGTTGGCTAACGGAACGTATGAAAGCTTGAGCGGAACGAGCGTTCCCCGCGATTTCGTTGAGTTGCCTTCGCAGGTTATGGAAAACTGGTGCTACGATCCGGAAGCACTTAAACTGTTCGCCAAGCACTACCAGACGGGTGAAGTCATTCCAAACGAGTTGATCGAAAAAATTCGGGCGAGCCAGAACTTCCTGGCAGGGTTAGCCAATCTGCGTCAGGTACGCCTTGGGCTGGTCGATATGTATTATCACGGTCAGAAGCCGACGGGTGAAACGATTTCGCAGGTCGAAAACAGAGTCGATTCGGTTGCCAATTTATTTCCCCGCGTTGAGGGTGTCGCCTTTAGTCCGGCATTCTCGCACATCTTCGCGGGTGGGTATTCGGCGGGTTATTATAGCTATAAATGGAGTGAAGTATTGGATGCCGATGCGTTCGAATTCTTCAAAGAAAAGGGCGGATTGGAGAATAAAGCGGCAGCTGATAGCTTCCGTAAAAACGTACTGGAAAAAGGCGGGAGCGAGAAACCGATGGAGCTGTACAAAAAATTCCGGGGTCGTGAACCATCACCCAAAGCGATGCTGCGCCGGAGCGGATTGATTTTGTAA
- a CDS encoding acyl-CoA thioesterase: MFHRDPNRTYPTETETRVIIRFQDCDPLQHLNNSKYFDYYFNAREDQVATLYDFNPGQMFRELKTSWVVYQHQIAYIRPAMVSEWIRIRSRLIYFNEDTLVTEFVMTDDAKTHLKNVLWMTSKYISVLTGKRIQHDPVVMEYLQATLLPNVNYPNVDFNDRIREIKHQLFPIKAV; this comes from the coding sequence ATGTTTCACCGCGACCCCAACCGTACGTACCCGACAGAAACCGAAACACGGGTAATCATCCGCTTTCAGGACTGCGACCCGCTGCAACACCTCAACAACTCAAAGTATTTCGATTATTATTTCAACGCCCGCGAAGATCAGGTCGCTACCCTTTATGACTTCAATCCGGGGCAGATGTTTCGGGAATTGAAAACGAGTTGGGTCGTTTATCAGCACCAGATCGCCTACATACGCCCCGCCATGGTCAGCGAGTGGATACGCATCAGGTCCCGGCTGATCTACTTTAACGAAGACACGCTCGTGACGGAATTCGTGATGACCGACGACGCCAAGACGCACCTCAAAAACGTACTCTGGATGACATCGAAATACATCAGCGTACTGACGGGCAAGCGCATTCAGCATGACCCCGTTGTGATGGAATACCTTCAGGCTACCCTGCTGCCGAACGTAAACTATCCAAATGTCGATTTTAACGACCGCATACGGGAAATCAAGCATCAGCTTTTTCCGATCAAGGCCGTTTGA
- a CDS encoding CsbD family protein — MNETTLKGGWNELKGKIKQAYGELTDDDLTYAEGKEDEMWGKLQQKTGKTKDEINKSVADL, encoded by the coding sequence ATGAACGAGACAACACTAAAAGGAGGCTGGAACGAACTAAAAGGTAAAATCAAACAAGCCTACGGTGAGTTAACCGACGACGACCTGACGTACGCGGAAGGGAAGGAAGACGAAATGTGGGGTAAACTCCAGCAGAAAACAGGTAAGACGAAAGACGAAATAAATAAATCCGTTGCTGATCTTTAA
- a CDS encoding flavin-containing monooxygenase, with the protein MSTLIIGAGPAGLAMAGQLAQLNQPFTVLEASEYIGFAWRNHYDRLHLHTVKAYSQLPHFPYPASYPTYVTRLQVVEYLERYAEQFNIRPLFNQKVTAISRNADGTWQVQTETDSFTAERVVVATGYNRIPNVPELPGQRNFRGIIWHSHEYRNGAPFRDENALVVGMGNTGAELALDLLEHGAHPFISVRGPVNIIRRDVFGKPAQPMAIFLSKFPNWFYDFVAGLSQKFSVGDVSVYGLGKPAHPPSYDTRRGKIPVIDIGTLDQIKAGRITVVPGIDRLNAKTVTFTDGRELPFDVIILATGYRPGLTSFLNPTLTARILNDNGYPKHLWFNEDALRGLYFLGYTTPLTGIIYNLTIDSDRIARHIAQNNFVSA; encoded by the coding sequence ATGTCAACCCTCATTATCGGTGCCGGACCAGCGGGGCTGGCGATGGCCGGGCAACTTGCCCAGCTCAATCAGCCGTTCACGGTGCTCGAAGCCAGCGAATACATTGGGTTTGCTTGGCGAAATCACTACGACCGGCTGCATCTGCACACCGTTAAAGCGTACTCCCAGTTACCGCATTTCCCCTACCCGGCCAGTTACCCGACCTACGTTACGCGCTTACAGGTTGTCGAGTATCTGGAACGCTACGCTGAACAGTTCAACATTCGGCCACTCTTCAATCAAAAGGTTACCGCTATAAGCCGCAACGCAGACGGAACATGGCAGGTCCAGACCGAAACAGATAGCTTCACGGCAGAACGGGTTGTTGTCGCCACGGGTTACAATCGCATCCCGAACGTACCGGAGCTGCCCGGTCAACGCAATTTTCGGGGCATCATCTGGCATAGTCACGAATACCGCAATGGCGCTCCCTTCCGCGACGAAAACGCACTGGTCGTAGGCATGGGCAATACGGGAGCAGAACTGGCACTGGACCTGCTGGAGCACGGAGCACATCCGTTCATTTCGGTACGCGGACCGGTCAACATCATCCGGCGCGATGTGTTCGGGAAACCAGCACAACCAATGGCCATTTTTTTGAGTAAATTCCCGAACTGGTTCTATGATTTTGTGGCGGGCCTGTCGCAGAAATTCAGCGTAGGCGACGTGTCGGTGTATGGGTTGGGCAAACCGGCTCACCCTCCTTCCTATGACACCCGACGCGGTAAAATACCGGTGATCGACATCGGCACCCTCGACCAGATCAAAGCCGGCAGGATTACGGTCGTTCCGGGTATTGACCGGCTTAACGCCAAAACCGTAACGTTTACCGACGGACGCGAACTGCCGTTCGATGTTATTATTCTGGCAACGGGCTATAGACCGGGACTCACTTCATTTCTGAACCCGACGCTGACTGCGCGTATTCTAAACGACAACGGCTACCCTAAACACCTCTGGTTCAACGAGGATGCACTGCGCGGTCTTTATTTTCTGGGTTATACTACTCCGTTGACCGGCATCATTTATAACCTCACGATTGATTCGGATCGAATCGCCCGGCATATTGCCCAAAACAATTTTGTCTCGGCATAG
- a CDS encoding lasso peptide biosynthesis B2 protein, whose translation MKNSSKRPSSLAKLIAVSWQQIVLLCKALGILTIYKGQLLMVPFRYLIKKVDQRTVAQITPDEYTLQTTVWAIRVVSNRIPLGFTCLVQALSAKWLLRKHSGVRIHIGVHKSTAQEFSAHAWVTYNGTVILGEQTTQVFQPILEWK comes from the coding sequence ATGAAAAACTCATCGAAACGGCCATCTAGTTTAGCGAAACTGATAGCAGTAAGCTGGCAACAAATTGTATTATTGTGCAAGGCGTTGGGGATACTTACTATCTACAAGGGGCAGCTGCTTATGGTGCCTTTTCGTTATTTAATAAAGAAAGTCGATCAACGTACAGTTGCACAAATAACACCCGATGAGTATACTCTTCAAACGACCGTGTGGGCCATTCGGGTCGTAAGCAACCGAATCCCGCTGGGCTTTACTTGCCTTGTGCAGGCACTTAGTGCAAAATGGCTATTACGAAAGCATTCGGGTGTTCGTATACACATTGGCGTGCACAAAAGTACTGCGCAGGAATTTTCAGCGCATGCCTGGGTTACTTACAACGGTACCGTCATTCTTGGTGAGCAGACGACCCAGGTATTTCAGCCTATTCTGGAATGGAAGTGA
- a CDS encoding phosphoenolpyruvate carboxykinase (ATP), with protein sequence MEVSFTYYTAFGLTIGSEIALPYLKEVPATAVDLTIKRGHVPVSPPLEPTKVYRSGLNARFAQNDSECFWLDWSPLMTFMAVGGNELILDTEQTDEDLLALFTLSEAIGLILFQKGYFLLHGSAIQLNDKGVVFLGQPGAGKSTTVAAFAQTGIPVLSDDMVCIRLSEGQRPMIIPAFSQIKLWQNAVDGLNLDKTNLAPVREGLTKFSWHESVSFAETAVPLQQIFVLEPPDQAENTPIPVAKSQLPIEFLNHFPLPDSLLTGRLLKEYFEKSSLVADSIPLYKLSRPATFPKLHEFVQQLKASL encoded by the coding sequence ATGGAAGTGAGCTTTACTTATTACACTGCCTTTGGGCTGACCATTGGTTCCGAAATTGCACTTCCGTATCTTAAAGAGGTACCGGCAACGGCAGTCGATCTAACTATCAAACGAGGTCATGTGCCTGTAAGCCCTCCACTGGAGCCGACAAAAGTGTATCGAAGCGGTTTGAACGCGCGTTTCGCTCAGAACGACTCGGAGTGCTTCTGGCTGGACTGGTCTCCCCTTATGACATTCATGGCTGTGGGTGGCAACGAGCTCATTCTGGATACGGAGCAGACGGATGAAGACTTACTCGCTCTGTTCACGCTGAGTGAGGCAATTGGGTTGATTCTGTTTCAGAAAGGCTATTTTTTGCTTCACGGAAGTGCCATCCAGTTGAACGATAAAGGCGTTGTTTTCCTGGGTCAGCCCGGCGCCGGAAAATCGACTACGGTGGCTGCGTTTGCCCAAACGGGTATACCGGTGTTGAGTGACGATATGGTTTGTATTCGGTTAAGCGAGGGTCAACGCCCGATGATCATTCCTGCTTTTTCGCAGATTAAACTCTGGCAGAATGCTGTTGATGGGCTGAATTTGGATAAAACAAATCTGGCGCCCGTTCGTGAGGGATTGACGAAATTTTCGTGGCACGAATCGGTTTCTTTCGCCGAAACCGCCGTGCCTTTACAGCAGATTTTTGTACTCGAACCGCCTGATCAAGCGGAAAATACTCCCATACCGGTCGCAAAAAGTCAGTTGCCCATCGAGTTTCTGAATCACTTTCCCCTGCCAGACTCACTCCTGACGGGTAGACTGTTAAAGGAGTATTTTGAAAAAAGTAGCTTGGTTGCGGACAGTATACCACTCTACAAATTAAGTCGTCCCGCTACTTTTCCCAAACTACACGAGTTTGTTCAGCAACTTAAAGCGTCACTGTAA
- a CDS encoding DUF2147 domain-containing protein — MKIIRTLLPVLVLLLSLSAFAPADNPDAVVGTWLNGTKKGHVQIYKQGGTYFGKLIWISEPNDPATGKPKTDIRNADASKRNRQLMNLPLMYNFKFNGDNVWTDGKIYNPEDGKEYNCKMTLKDPNTLDVRGYVGISLLGKTQTWTRIK; from the coding sequence ATGAAAATCATACGCACCCTGTTACCCGTCCTTGTTCTGCTACTTAGTCTATCGGCCTTTGCGCCAGCCGACAATCCCGATGCGGTTGTTGGCACCTGGCTCAACGGCACAAAAAAAGGACACGTTCAGATTTATAAGCAGGGCGGCACCTATTTCGGTAAGCTCATCTGGATCAGCGAACCCAACGATCCGGCTACGGGTAAACCCAAAACGGACATCCGCAACGCCGATGCGTCCAAACGGAACCGCCAGCTGATGAATCTGCCCCTGATGTACAACTTCAAGTTCAATGGCGACAACGTCTGGACCGACGGGAAGATCTACAACCCCGAAGACGGCAAAGAATACAACTGTAAGATGACGCTCAAAGATCCAAACACCCTCGACGTTCGCGGGTACGTAGGCATCTCGCTCCTGGGCAAAACCCAGACCTGGACACGAATCAAATAA